A single region of the Novosphingobium sp. SL115 genome encodes:
- a CDS encoding TetR/AcrR family transcriptional regulator — translation MKGQADALGKMREIPARPRAACRPGEKMPLRQGSASALPGADVVSRSIVPKEAPLPSTVPEPETEGQTTGKPARRSRAESREQAMNQIIDIATGEFVEKGLAGARIDEIAGKATKRKIYYYFEGKDELYRAVLQRAYARVRESEAQVDIDSGSAVDALRRLIEHDVHYHARHPELVRLVMNENIHRADHLKQIEGLPSGNKIVIDLLTRIIARGEAEGSFRPGIDPVELHMSMSALSFYNVSNQFTFAHNFGVDMTSPEAVTRRASQVADIILAWVTKKD, via the coding sequence GTGAAAGGGCAGGCTGATGCGCTGGGCAAGATGCGGGAAATTCCCGCACGGCCGCGCGCGGCGTGCAGACCCGGCGAAAAAATGCCGCTAAGGCAAGGTTCGGCATCCGCCCTGCCCGGCGCAGACGTGGTGTCCCGGTCAATTGTCCCGAAGGAAGCGCCCTTGCCCTCTACCGTGCCCGAACCCGAAACCGAAGGCCAGACAACCGGAAAGCCCGCCCGCCGCAGCCGCGCCGAAAGCCGCGAACAAGCGATGAACCAGATCATCGACATCGCCACCGGCGAATTCGTGGAAAAAGGATTGGCAGGCGCGCGGATTGACGAGATTGCAGGCAAGGCGACCAAGCGCAAAATCTACTATTATTTCGAAGGCAAGGACGAGCTTTACCGCGCCGTGCTGCAACGCGCCTATGCCCGCGTGCGGGAAAGCGAAGCGCAAGTGGATATCGACAGCGGCAGCGCGGTAGACGCTCTGCGCCGCCTGATCGAACATGACGTGCACTACCACGCGCGCCACCCGGAACTGGTGCGGCTGGTGATGAACGAGAACATCCATCGCGCCGATCATCTGAAGCAGATCGAAGGTCTGCCGTCGGGCAACAAGATCGTGATCGACCTGCTGACGCGCATCATCGCGCGCGGTGAGGCCGAAGGCAGTTTTCGCCCCGGCATCGACCCTGTCGAACTGCATATGAGCATGTCCGCGCTCAGTTTTTATAACGTATCCAACCAGTTCACCTTCGCGCACAACTTTGGGGTGGACATGACCAGCCCCGAAGCGGTGACGCGCAGGGCGAGCCAGGTTGCCGACATTATCCTGGCCTGGGTGACCAAGAAGGACTGA
- a CDS encoding DNA adenine methylase, with protein sequence MLSNPDTEFLPVDPVKPLAPYIGGKRNLAKRLIQRINAVPHDTYAEVFIGMGGVFLRRDQRPKGEVINDWSEDVATFFRVIQHHYVPFLDMLRFQITSRAGFEKLMALEPSSLTDLQRSARFLYLQRLAFGGKVNGRGFGVVLGAGARFDIAKAGPMIEAVHERLSGVIIERLPWADFITRYDRPGTLFYLDPPYFGSETDYGRDMFKREEFEAMAKQLRGIRGRFILSLNDHPEVRRIFDGFQIEGEKVRYTVGGMDKSKIAGEVIISN encoded by the coding sequence ATGCTGTCGAATCCTGACACGGAGTTTTTACCGGTCGATCCGGTGAAGCCGCTGGCCCCCTATATCGGGGGTAAGCGCAATCTGGCGAAGCGCCTCATCCAGCGGATTAACGCCGTGCCGCATGACACCTATGCCGAAGTGTTCATTGGCATGGGCGGGGTTTTCCTGCGCCGCGACCAGCGGCCCAAGGGCGAGGTTATCAACGACTGGTCCGAAGACGTGGCCACGTTCTTCCGTGTGATCCAGCACCATTACGTGCCGTTCCTCGACATGCTGCGCTTTCAGATCACCAGCCGGGCCGGGTTCGAAAAGCTGATGGCGCTGGAGCCATCGTCGCTGACCGATCTGCAACGGTCGGCGCGGTTTCTTTACCTGCAAAGGCTGGCGTTCGGCGGCAAGGTAAATGGGCGCGGGTTTGGCGTGGTGCTGGGCGCGGGCGCGCGGTTCGACATTGCCAAGGCAGGGCCGATGATCGAGGCGGTGCATGAACGGTTATCGGGGGTCATCATCGAGCGCCTGCCGTGGGCGGATTTCATCACCCGCTATGACCGGCCCGGCACGCTGTTCTACCTCGATCCGCCCTATTTTGGGTCCGAAACGGACTATGGCCGGGACATGTTCAAGCGCGAGGAATTCGAAGCGATGGCCAAGCAGCTGCGCGGCATCCGGGGCCGGTTCATTCTATCGCTGAATGACCATCCCGAAGTGCGCCGGATCTTCGACGGCTTCCAGATTGAAGGCGAAAAGGTGCGCTACACCGTGGGTGGCATGGACAAGTCCAAGATCGCCGGGGAAGTGATTATTTCCAACTAG
- a CDS encoding integrase arm-type DNA-binding domain-containing protein: MSVRWRWPLSADSHIWRVLDLYRHAAGQRIELGLGNALDVTQAEARERAADIRAMLIAGLDPLAERAKAKVKGLRTGENPERGRGRNGFGAYRGIGGGESLSPWPRAGKAA, translated from the coding sequence ATGTCTGTCCGATGGAGGTGGCCTCTATCTGCGGATTCGCACATCTGGCGGGTCTTGGATCTTTATCGGCACGCTGCTGGTCAAAGAATCGAACTTGGTTTGGGCAATGCCCTTGACGTGACGCAGGCAGAGGCCCGCGAACGCGCGGCAGATATTCGCGCTATGCTGATCGCCGGCCTCGATCCCCTTGCCGAGCGCGCCAAGGCCAAGGTCAAAGGCTTGCGAACTGGCGAGAACCCGGAGCGCGGTAGAGGTCGAAATGGCTTTGGCGCATACCGTGGCATCGGCGGTGGAGAGAGCCTATCGCCGTGGCCGCGCGCTGGAAAAGCGGCGTGA
- a CDS encoding thermonuclease family protein, which yields MPFLIALALTAAATCIAHVSDGDTIRLRSGERVRLLGIDAPELSGSERCSARSRARLKHSRNPSWCDPAKAEKAKAALEAFLMRGPVRLERRGQDVYGRTLAHVTVNGRDAGDWLISRGLARPWR from the coding sequence GTGCCCTTCCTGATCGCCCTCGCCCTGACAGCCGCTGCCACCTGCATCGCCCACGTCTCAGACGGCGACACCATCCGCCTGCGCAGTGGCGAGCGGGTGCGACTGCTAGGCATCGATGCCCCCGAACTGTCGGGGTCAGAACGATGCAGCGCGCGCTCCCGCGCCCGGCTGAAGCACAGCCGGAACCCCAGTTGGTGCGATCCTGCGAAAGCTGAAAAGGCAAAGGCCGCGCTTGAGGCGTTCCTCATGCGCGGCCCGGTTCGCCTAGAACGGCGGGGGCAAGACGTTTACGGTCGCACGCTTGCCCACGTTACAGTCAACGGTCGTGACGCAGGCGACTGGCTGATCAGCCGTGGCCTTGCCCGTCCTTGGCGCTAG
- a CDS encoding TonB-dependent receptor domain-containing protein, translating to MHLRGTRLAFSASLLSVSIALAAPAFAQDAAAQQATDAGETAAVDDREIIVTGSLIQRPNNTAVSPIVSVGETAIRETGQANLQDALNQFPSFTTAGNANTGGQGTGGRASVNLHGLGTNRNLVLLDGKRLPLSDINGNVDINILPDSIMGGVDVITGGASAIYGSDAISGVVNFKTLRAFDGVRMDMQNSISERGDGYKFNGSLAFGSGFAQDRGHVIAAFSYAQQDSINGSKRDFFFDKTPSSFIGTGTFVPSATNAPTLAAVNGIFAGYGVTGMPATANLLNLGFNNDGTLFTQTGARNYKGANGSNGYLVVGNNVRMPVGQQIDFANALKRKTAFIKADYDLTPSLTAYGQFMYVDLSVHTASGGSLTQFGTLTTIPVTNPFIPADLSTVLASRPNPNAPFTWNGRYVGVPYKNWDENYVVEQYMAGLKGDITDGWSFDFYASYDQSVHDQQLNDAVVKSRVQTLLNAADGGKSICAGGFNPFGDANARALSPACVAYITKSAFSKEKLSQTQAQLQVNGKLFDLGAGPAQIALVAGYRKNSFNYTPDSDLAAQNIEAVIASQAASGRISVKEFAAQVDIPLLADKPFVRELGIGGAVRFSDYSVTGAVTSYEIDARWKPVDALLIRGSYQRAVRAPNIGELFSPQQGTQLVIGTPPSALGDPCDVRSNARTGANGAQVAALCVAQGIPQAAISSYTFPTTATGQLVSGNTNLTPERADTFNVGFVLNSPIQSGLFSDLTLSVDYYNISVKNVISTVPGLTVLSKCFNLDGSNPTYDASNLYCGLMVRDNGGQLTTVATPYLNLGAVKTDGVEAQVNWTVPASFLGGESSRLFVNSAVGWLNKYKLQLLPGAAYLDYTGISNGAAGVSSLPPRATPKWKAVTSFGYRSDGGTLGLRWRYQSAMKDTTSVLTPATAQVGVGAYALWDMFSTIKVGKQFEIRAGVNNLFDKGLPFVASSQNGTDVALYDPVGRSFYLGARVNF from the coding sequence ATGCATTTGAGGGGCACTCGCCTTGCATTTTCCGCGTCGCTGCTGTCGGTAAGCATTGCGCTTGCCGCACCGGCTTTCGCGCAGGATGCAGCCGCACAACAGGCAACCGACGCAGGCGAAACCGCCGCTGTCGATGACCGCGAAATCATCGTTACCGGCTCGCTGATCCAGCGCCCGAACAACACCGCCGTCAGCCCGATTGTCAGCGTGGGCGAAACCGCCATCCGCGAAACCGGGCAGGCCAACCTTCAGGACGCGCTGAACCAGTTCCCCAGCTTTACCACCGCAGGCAACGCCAACACCGGTGGTCAGGGGACTGGCGGACGCGCCTCGGTCAACCTTCATGGCCTTGGCACCAACCGCAACCTTGTGTTGCTGGATGGCAAGCGCCTGCCGCTGTCGGACATCAACGGTAACGTCGACATCAACATCCTGCCCGATTCCATTATGGGCGGCGTTGACGTCATCACGGGCGGCGCCTCGGCCATCTATGGTTCGGACGCAATTTCAGGCGTGGTCAACTTCAAGACACTGCGCGCCTTCGATGGCGTGCGGATGGACATGCAGAACTCCATCAGCGAACGCGGCGATGGCTACAAGTTCAACGGCTCGCTCGCCTTTGGCAGCGGCTTTGCACAAGATCGCGGCCATGTAATCGCGGCGTTCAGCTATGCCCAACAGGATTCGATCAACGGCAGCAAGCGCGACTTCTTCTTTGACAAGACGCCTTCGTCGTTCATTGGCACAGGCACCTTCGTTCCCAGCGCCACAAATGCACCGACGCTGGCCGCCGTCAACGGCATATTCGCAGGCTATGGTGTGACGGGCATGCCCGCCACAGCCAACCTGCTGAACCTTGGCTTCAATAACGACGGCACGCTGTTCACCCAGACCGGCGCGCGCAATTACAAGGGTGCGAACGGCAGCAACGGCTACCTTGTCGTCGGCAACAACGTGCGTATGCCGGTCGGTCAGCAGATCGACTTTGCCAACGCGCTGAAGCGCAAGACCGCGTTCATCAAGGCCGATTACGATCTCACCCCATCGCTGACCGCCTATGGCCAGTTCATGTATGTCGATCTTTCAGTCCACACTGCGTCGGGTGGCAGCCTTACCCAGTTCGGCACGCTGACCACCATACCGGTTACCAACCCTTTCATCCCTGCTGATTTGAGCACGGTTCTGGCATCGCGCCCGAACCCCAACGCACCGTTCACCTGGAACGGTCGTTATGTCGGCGTGCCTTACAAGAACTGGGACGAAAACTACGTCGTCGAACAGTACATGGCGGGCCTCAAGGGTGACATTACCGATGGCTGGTCGTTCGATTTCTATGCCTCGTATGACCAATCGGTCCACGATCAGCAGCTGAACGATGCCGTGGTAAAAAGCCGCGTGCAGACGCTGCTCAATGCGGCTGATGGCGGCAAATCCATCTGCGCTGGCGGGTTCAATCCTTTTGGCGATGCCAATGCACGCGCACTGTCACCGGCCTGCGTTGCCTACATCACCAAAAGCGCCTTCTCGAAGGAAAAACTCAGCCAGACGCAGGCGCAACTTCAGGTCAACGGCAAACTGTTCGACCTTGGCGCTGGCCCTGCCCAGATCGCGCTGGTTGCAGGCTATCGCAAGAACAGCTTCAACTACACGCCAGACAGCGATCTTGCCGCACAGAACATCGAAGCCGTCATCGCCTCGCAGGCCGCATCGGGTCGCATTTCGGTCAAGGAATTCGCCGCACAGGTCGATATTCCGTTGCTGGCCGACAAACCGTTCGTGCGTGAACTGGGTATCGGTGGCGCGGTGCGCTTCTCCGACTATTCGGTCACCGGCGCGGTCACCAGCTATGAAATTGACGCCCGCTGGAAGCCTGTCGACGCCTTGCTGATCCGTGGCAGCTATCAGCGCGCGGTGCGTGCGCCCAACATCGGCGAACTGTTCTCGCCGCAGCAAGGCACGCAGCTTGTCATCGGCACGCCACCTTCGGCGCTGGGCGATCCGTGTGACGTGCGCTCAAACGCCCGCACAGGTGCCAATGGCGCGCAAGTTGCCGCGCTGTGTGTGGCACAAGGCATCCCGCAGGCAGCGATTTCCAGCTACACCTTCCCCACCACGGCAACCGGCCAGCTTGTTTCGGGCAACACCAACCTTACGCCCGAACGCGCTGACACGTTCAACGTCGGCTTCGTGCTGAACTCGCCGATCCAAAGCGGGCTGTTCTCCGACCTCACTCTGTCGGTCGACTACTACAACATCTCGGTCAAGAACGTGATCTCGACGGTGCCCGGCCTGACCGTGTTGTCCAAGTGCTTCAACCTTGACGGGTCGAACCCCACCTATGACGCCAGCAACCTGTACTGCGGACTGATGGTGCGCGACAACGGCGGGCAGTTGACCACGGTGGCGACGCCTTACCTCAACCTTGGCGCGGTCAAGACCGATGGCGTCGAAGCACAGGTGAACTGGACCGTTCCGGCCAGCTTCCTGGGCGGAGAAAGCAGCCGCCTGTTCGTAAATTCCGCTGTGGGTTGGCTCAACAAGTACAAACTGCAACTGCTGCCGGGCGCGGCTTATCTTGATTACACCGGTATCAGCAACGGTGCCGCTGGCGTCAGCAGCCTGCCCCCGCGCGCCACGCCCAAGTGGAAGGCCGTTACCAGCTTCGGTTACCGTTCCGACGGCGGTACGCTGGGCCTGCGCTGGCGCTATCAAAGCGCGATGAAGGACACGACTTCGGTCCTTACCCCTGCCACCGCACAAGTCGGCGTGGGCGCCTATGCGCTGTGGGACATGTTCAGCACGATCAAAGTCGGCAAGCAGTTCGAAATCCGCGCGGGCGTCAACAACCTGTTCGACAAGGGCCTGCCCTTCGTCGCCAGTTCGCAGAACGGGACTGATGTTGCGCTCTACGATCCGGTCGGGCGGTCATTCTACCTCGGCGCTCGTGTAAACTTCTGA
- a CDS encoding shikimate dehydrogenase, producing MIRSGLLGRSILASRSPELHEKEAQALGLDLSYELFDFTARSLTDDDLALTMAGLVEQGFSGFNVTYPFKQAIIPLLDELDESAAAVGAVNTVAIRDGRLIGFNTDMTGFRGSLMDGLPGAALDRVIQLGAGGAGAAVATALLSLNVKTLVLVDVDAARASALAADLIERFPAAAVVPCMPDQLDTSNANGIVNATPIGMNGKPGMPLPSSAIETRHWVADIIYFPPETELLRVAKSKQCRTINGVGMVVGQAARAFEIITGCPADAARMLQSLD from the coding sequence ATGATCCGCTCTGGTCTTCTTGGACGCTCCATTCTCGCATCACGTTCTCCTGAACTGCATGAGAAGGAAGCGCAGGCTTTGGGCCTGGACCTCAGCTATGAACTGTTCGATTTCACCGCGCGCAGCCTTACTGACGATGATCTGGCCCTGACGATGGCTGGTCTTGTCGAACAAGGATTCAGCGGCTTCAACGTCACCTACCCGTTCAAGCAAGCAATCATTCCGCTGCTGGATGAACTGGACGAAAGCGCCGCCGCCGTGGGCGCGGTCAATACCGTAGCGATACGGGACGGCAGGCTGATCGGCTTCAACACCGACATGACCGGCTTTCGCGGTTCGCTGATGGATGGGCTGCCCGGTGCAGCGCTTGATCGTGTAATTCAGCTTGGCGCAGGCGGCGCAGGCGCGGCCGTGGCGACTGCACTGCTATCGCTGAATGTCAAAACTCTGGTGCTGGTCGATGTGGATGCAGCGCGGGCCAGTGCGCTTGCCGCAGACCTGATCGAGCGATTTCCGGCCGCAGCGGTCGTGCCCTGCATGCCCGACCAGCTTGATACCAGCAATGCAAATGGCATCGTCAACGCGACCCCAATCGGCATGAACGGAAAACCCGGCATGCCCCTGCCCTCCAGTGCGATAGAAACACGCCACTGGGTAGCAGACATCATCTATTTCCCCCCTGAAACCGAGCTTCTTCGGGTCGCAAAATCGAAGCAGTGCCGGACCATCAACGGGGTCGGCATGGTCGTGGGGCAAGCCGCACGCGCGTTTGAGATTATCACCGGTTGCCCGGCAGACGCAGCACGCATGCTGCAAAGTCTGGACTGA
- a CDS encoding phage portal protein yields the protein MSRMPAKSGGGQGRMFTFGDPESVLDRRELTQYFEIWHNGQWYEPPLPMGRLAQVFNMSPYHRSAVALKVNMLVSQQQPSRWLDGDNFERWALDFVQMGNAYLQWVPNLAGRLALAQHSPAIHTRAGVKPGIYWFVNGPVSQSHEYAEGSVFHLQQPDVAQEIYGLPEWLSALQSGLLSENATLFRRRYYLNGAHAGFLLYISEPLADQETLDAIDQKMRQSKGLGNFKNMLVHIPNGKKDGIQIMPIADVTAKDEFANVKNISRDDMLGAHRTPPQLVGVIPQNNGGFGSVRDARDSYYELEIVPMARRMLRVNDWAGVPLLSFGDYVCGDGTVIRQVGNGFQKIPPGAR from the coding sequence ATGTCGCGCATGCCCGCAAAATCGGGTGGCGGCCAAGGGCGCATGTTTACCTTTGGCGACCCGGAAAGCGTGCTGGATCGGCGCGAACTGACCCAATATTTCGAGATCTGGCACAACGGGCAGTGGTATGAACCGCCGCTGCCGATGGGGCGACTTGCCCAGGTGTTCAATATGTCGCCCTATCACCGCAGCGCGGTGGCGCTGAAGGTCAACATGCTGGTGTCGCAACAGCAGCCCAGCCGGTGGCTGGACGGCGACAATTTCGAGCGGTGGGCGCTGGATTTCGTGCAGATGGGCAATGCCTATCTGCAGTGGGTGCCGAACCTTGCCGGGCGACTGGCGCTGGCGCAGCATTCGCCCGCGATCCACACCCGCGCCGGGGTGAAGCCGGGCATTTATTGGTTCGTGAACGGGCCGGTCAGCCAGAGCCATGAATACGCCGAAGGCAGCGTGTTCCATCTGCAACAACCGGACGTGGCGCAGGAAATCTATGGCCTGCCCGAATGGCTATCGGCCCTGCAAAGCGGGCTGCTTTCGGAAAATGCCACGCTGTTTCGCCGCCGCTATTACCTGAACGGGGCGCATGCGGGGTTCCTGCTTTATATCAGCGAGCCGCTGGCCGATCAGGAGACGCTCGACGCCATCGACCAGAAGATGCGCCAGTCGAAGGGCCTTGGCAATTTCAAGAACATGCTGGTCCACATTCCCAACGGCAAAAAGGACGGCATCCAGATCATGCCGATTGCTGATGTGACCGCGAAGGATGAATTTGCGAACGTAAAGAACATCAGCCGGGACGACATGCTGGGCGCGCACCGCACACCGCCGCAACTGGTTGGGGTCATTCCGCAGAACAACGGTGGCTTTGGCAGCGTCCGCGATGCCCGCGATAGCTACTACGAACTCGAAATCGTGCCGATGGCCCGGCGTATGTTGCGGGTGAACGACTGGGCCGGTGTGCCGCTGCTTTCTTTTGGCGATTACGTCTGCGGCGACGGCACCGTGATCCGTCAGGTTGGCAACGGCTTTCAGAAAATTCCGCCCGGCGCGCGCTGA
- a CDS encoding MFS transporter codes for MAAPITASDDAGPEHANWTRKTLAIVALCFAINMADGVDVTILSFIAPRLQAEWNIGPDVMGNLFSAGLIGMAIGGMLIAPMADRVGRRAVILAALALMSVGMVASSFAGSVTVLFAMRVVVGAGIGTVLAAMAALAAESAPARHRNLAVGVVQAGYPFAAVFTGLIVAKQLPVHGWQAMLLGAALLTIVLFPAAWAVLPAGKPAPGNSEGGKVGMLFAPALRARTIALWGAVFFGLMVLYFIVSWIPKLSIAAGLSETNGIYAGALYNLGAFVGTMGMSVLALRVPLGRLVPTMLLLAGAAMLVFGSVTMPVWLTLLVAFLIGVLLQGGYNGVWPIAAGAYPAEIRATGVGWAIGVGRGGAVVGPMLGGYLMAANAALPLLFAAYCLPLVICAFSAVMVERNKVLPSSNN; via the coding sequence ATGGCTGCACCGATCACCGCATCTGACGATGCCGGTCCTGAACACGCGAACTGGACGCGCAAGACCCTTGCCATCGTGGCGCTGTGTTTTGCCATCAACATGGCTGATGGCGTGGACGTGACGATCCTGTCGTTCATAGCGCCCCGGCTTCAGGCCGAATGGAATATCGGCCCGGACGTGATGGGCAACCTGTTCAGCGCCGGGCTGATCGGCATGGCCATTGGCGGCATGCTGATCGCACCGATGGCTGATCGGGTGGGGCGGCGCGCGGTGATTCTGGCCGCGCTGGCGTTGATGTCAGTGGGCATGGTGGCCAGCAGCTTTGCTGGCAGCGTTACCGTGCTGTTTGCGATGCGGGTGGTGGTCGGCGCGGGCATTGGTACCGTGCTCGCGGCGATGGCTGCACTGGCCGCCGAAAGCGCGCCCGCCCGCCATCGCAACCTTGCCGTGGGGGTGGTGCAGGCAGGCTATCCCTTCGCCGCTGTGTTCACCGGACTGATCGTGGCAAAGCAATTGCCGGTGCATGGCTGGCAGGCGATGCTGCTGGGCGCGGCGCTACTGACGATCGTGCTGTTTCCTGCAGCGTGGGCCGTGCTGCCAGCGGGCAAGCCTGCCCCCGGCAACAGTGAAGGCGGCAAGGTAGGCATGTTGTTTGCCCCTGCCCTGCGCGCGCGCACAATTGCGCTGTGGGGTGCGGTGTTTTTTGGCCTGATGGTACTCTATTTCATCGTAAGCTGGATTCCCAAGCTGTCGATCGCGGCCGGTCTTTCAGAAACGAACGGTATCTATGCAGGCGCGCTGTATAACCTTGGCGCGTTCGTGGGCACCATGGGAATGAGCGTGCTGGCGCTGCGGGTGCCGCTGGGCCGTCTTGTGCCTACCATGCTGCTGCTGGCTGGCGCTGCCATGCTGGTGTTCGGATCGGTGACCATGCCGGTTTGGCTGACGCTGCTGGTCGCCTTCCTGATCGGTGTTTTGCTGCAGGGCGGATACAACGGGGTCTGGCCGATTGCGGCGGGTGCCTATCCAGCGGAAATCCGTGCGACAGGCGTGGGCTGGGCGATTGGCGTGGGCCGTGGCGGCGCGGTGGTCGGCCCTATGCTGGGCGGATACCTGATGGCCGCAAATGCCGCGCTTCCCCTGCTGTTTGCCGCCTATTGCCTGCCTCTGGTGATCTGCGCATTCAGCGCGGTCATGGTGGAGCGCAACAAAGTGTTACCATCCAGTAACAACTAA
- a CDS encoding bifunctional sugar phosphate isomerase/epimerase/4-hydroxyphenylpyruvate dioxygenase family protein — MKTSIATVSISGTLDAKLQAIADAGFDGAEVFENDLLSTHMSAREIGARMADLGLACTMFQPFRDLEGLPPVQRQRAFDRLERKFDVMEELGTDLLLVCSSCSPLADADRARTIADLHEAGERAAARGLRIGYEALAWGRHVNDHRDAWSIVRDVDHAAIGLVLDSFHSLSRRVPSSSIGDIRPEKLFIVQVADAPVLDMELLQWSRHFRSMPGQGDFPLDDWADAIRRIGYQGYWSLEIFNDRFRAGSAHGVALDGYRSLRLMQGGIAQPSVEAEALPPRVKPGGVEFIEFAASHEEADLLGGMLRPLGFRPTARHRSKDVTRWQQGAINIVVNCEPEGLAHSFDMVHGASVCAIGLAVDDVGAALARAEFLHIPRFEQAVAPDEWPIPSVRGVGGSLVYFVDAATRDAMWRHEFPHPLEPVIDAPLIDAVDHIAQTMQYEEFLSWLLFYVSLFDMTKTPQLEIADPMGLVQSQAVESADGVVRFTLNGSLASQSLSSRFIQNYFGAGVQHIAFRTGNVFAVAQAAQDTAMERLEIPRNYYDDLEARWDIDPAQVDRMAALDVLYDRVVDEAGAETEYFQFYSRAFARRVFFEVVQRHGYAGYGAVNAPIRLAAQARHKNDFPG, encoded by the coding sequence ATGAAAACCTCGATTGCCACGGTGTCGATCAGCGGCACGCTGGACGCCAAGCTGCAGGCAATTGCGGACGCCGGTTTCGATGGGGCCGAAGTGTTCGAGAACGACCTGCTTTCAACCCACATGTCCGCGCGCGAAATTGGCGCACGGATGGCCGATCTTGGCCTTGCCTGTACCATGTTTCAGCCCTTCCGCGATTTGGAGGGCCTGCCCCCGGTGCAGCGGCAGCGGGCGTTCGACCGGCTGGAGCGCAAGTTCGACGTAATGGAGGAGCTGGGCACCGACCTGCTTCTGGTCTGTTCAAGCTGCTCCCCATTGGCCGATGCTGACCGCGCCCGCACCATTGCCGACCTGCACGAGGCGGGCGAGCGTGCGGCGGCGCGGGGCTTGCGCATCGGGTATGAAGCGCTGGCATGGGGCCGCCATGTCAACGATCACCGCGATGCGTGGAGCATAGTGCGCGATGTCGATCATGCTGCTATCGGCCTTGTGCTCGACAGCTTCCATTCGCTGTCGCGGCGCGTGCCGTCCAGCAGCATTGGCGATATTCGCCCGGAAAAGCTGTTCATTGTGCAGGTGGCCGATGCGCCGGTGCTGGACATGGAGCTTTTGCAGTGGAGCCGCCATTTCCGTTCAATGCCGGGCCAGGGGGACTTCCCGCTGGACGATTGGGCGGATGCCATCCGTCGCATCGGCTATCAGGGCTATTGGAGCCTTGAGATATTCAATGACCGGTTCCGCGCCGGGTCTGCGCATGGCGTGGCGCTGGATGGGTATCGGTCGCTGCGGCTGATGCAGGGCGGCATTGCACAGCCATCGGTGGAAGCTGAGGCGCTGCCGCCACGAGTGAAGCCGGGCGGTGTTGAATTCATCGAATTTGCCGCCAGCCATGAAGAGGCTGACCTGCTGGGCGGCATGTTGCGCCCGCTGGGTTTCCGTCCCACCGCGCGCCACCGGTCGAAAGATGTGACCCGCTGGCAACAGGGGGCAATCAACATCGTGGTCAATTGCGAACCCGAAGGTCTGGCTCATAGTTTCGACATGGTGCACGGCGCATCGGTTTGCGCCATCGGCCTTGCCGTGGATGACGTGGGCGCGGCGCTGGCACGGGCGGAATTCCTGCACATTCCGCGTTTCGAACAGGCCGTGGCGCCTGACGAATGGCCAATTCCTAGCGTGCGCGGGGTAGGCGGCAGTCTGGTCTATTTCGTCGATGCCGCCACGCGCGACGCCATGTGGCGCCACGAATTTCCGCATCCGCTGGAACCTGTCATCGACGCCCCGCTGATCGATGCGGTCGACCATATTGCGCAGACCATGCAGTATGAAGAGTTCCTGAGCTGGCTGCTATTCTACGTTTCCCTGTTCGACATGACTAAGACGCCGCAGCTTGAGATTGCTGATCCGATGGGGCTGGTGCAAAGTCAGGCGGTGGAAAGTGCCGACGGTGTGGTGCGCTTCACGCTGAATGGATCGCTGGCCAGCCAGTCGCTGTCATCGCGGTTCATCCAGAATTATTTCGGTGCAGGGGTGCAGCATATCGCGTTCCGCACCGGTAATGTGTTTGCCGTGGCGCAGGCTGCGCAAGATACCGCGATGGAGCGGCTGGAAATCCCGCGCAACTATTACGACGATCTGGAGGCACGCTGGGACATCGATCCAGCGCAGGTTGACAGGATGGCCGCGCTGGACGTGCTCTATGACCGTGTTGTGGATGAAGCTGGCGCGGAAACCGAATATTTCCAGTTCTATAGCCGGGCGTTTGCTCGCCGCGTGTTTTTCGAAGTTGTGCAGCGGCATGGCTATGCTGGCTACGGTGCCGTCAATGCGCCGATCCGGCTGGCGGCGCAGGCGCGGCACAAGAACGACTTTCCGGGGTGA